In Tribolium castaneum strain GA2 chromosome 4, icTriCast1.1, whole genome shotgun sequence, one DNA window encodes the following:
- the LOC658259 gene encoding xylulose kinase has protein sequence MVSESERTFLGLDLSTQQLKAAVVNNSLQIIHEASVMFDSDLPEFRTHGGVQIDKTNPSVITAPTIMWVKALDMLLDKLTVAGVDFSKIAAISGSAQQHGSVYWQKGSEKLLSNLNPSEFLHQQLASSFTIANSPVWMDSSTSKQCKELEDAVGGPQKLAEITGSRGYERFTGPQIAKIKQTRPEAYKNSERISLVSSFLCSLFLGKIAPIDFTDGSGMNLMDIKTKKWHADLLQVIGPDLEEKLGGLVASNANVGPISPYFVERYSFDPNCRIIACTGDNPASLVGMRLNEGWLAVSLGTSDVLFVWLEEPKIVLNGHILCNPVDSNAYMAMLGFKNGSLTRERIRNACAESNWDIFNQLLDSTPRGNFGNMGLYYDVQEILPFLSGDYRFNKANERVTRFTSLEVEVRALIEGQFIARRAYVEDIGFKLDKETKILATGGASNNKAILQVLSDVFNAPVYLLDESKSAMLGAAYQAKHGLLGSQSNYFEITSCLPPPRLICQPYSDASEIYEPMVARYRKLEAMLLGNKV, from the exons ATGGTGTCCGAGTCCGAACGGACTTTCCTGGGTCTAGATTTAAGTACCCAACAG CTCAAAGCCGCTGTTGTCAACAACAGCCTCCAAATTATCCATGAAGCTTCCGTCATGTTCGACAGCGATTTACCAGAATTTCGCACACATGGTGGTGTCCAAATCGACAAAACCAACCCTAGTGTTATCACAGCACCCACCATAATGTGGGTTAAGGCCTTAGACATGCTTCTGGATAAACTAACAGTCGCTGGAGtcgatttttcgaaaatcgcTGCCATTTCAGGCTCCGCGCAACAACACGGTTCGGTCTATTGGCAAAAAGGCTCCGAAAAACTCCTCTCAAATTTAAACCCGAGCGAATTTTTGCACCAACAATTAGCCTCAAGCTTCACAATTGCAAACAGCCCAGTCTGGATGGATTCCAGTACGAGCAAACAGTGCAAAGAGCTCGAAGATGCAGTCGGAGGGCCTCAA AAACTTGCCGAAATTACGGGCTCTCGGGGCTACGAAAGATTCACTGGGCCCCAAATTgccaaaataaagcaaacgaGGCCCGAGGCTTACAAAAACAGCGAA CGAATTTCCCTAGTTAGTAGCTTCCTGTGTTCACTTTTCTTGGGCAAAATCGCCCCAATTGATTTTACGGACGGCTCAGGGATGAATCTCATggatattaaaacaaaaaaatggcaTGCGGACTTGTTGCAAGTGATTGGACCtgatttagaagaaaaattagGTGGTTTAGTAGCATCGAACGCCAATGTTGGTCCAATCTCGCCGTATTTTGTTGAAAGGTATAGTTTTGACCCGAATTGTCGGATTATTGCGTGTACTGGGGACAATCCCGCGTCGCTTGTCG GTATGAGACTAAATGAAGGCTGGTTAGCTGTGAGTTTGGGCACAAGTGATGTGCTTTTTGTATGGTTGGAAGAGCCCAAAATTGTGCTAAACGGCCACATTTTGTGTAATCCAGTCGATTCGAATGCCTATATGGCTATGCTGGG ttttaaaaacggGTCTTTGACGCGAGAAAGAATCAGAAATGCGTGTGCTGAGTCAAATTGGGACATTTTCAACCAATTATTAGACAGTACACCACGTGGAAATTTCGGAAATATGG GATTGTACTACGACGTCCAGGAGATCCTACCGTTTTTGTCCGGCGATTACAGGTTTAATAAAGCCAATGAACGAGTGACAAGATTTACAAGTTTGGAAGTCGAAGTCCGGGCTTTGATTGAAGGACAGTTTATCGCAAGACGGGCTTACGTCGAAGACATTGGATTTAAATTGGACAAAGAAACGAAGATTCTAGCAACGGGAGGTGCTTCCAATAATAAAGCAATTCTTCAAGTGCTTTCGGACGTCTTCAACGCACCTGTTTACCTCCTA GACGAATCGAAGTCGGCCATGTTGGGGGCCGCTTATCAAGCGAAACACGGACTTTTGGGCTCTCAAAGTAACTACTTTGAGATTACGTCATGTCTCCCCCCACCACGACTCATTTGTCAACCATATTCCGACGCTAGTGAGATCTACGAACCAATGGTTGCGCGATATAGAAAGTTGGAGGCTATGCTTTTAGGAAATAAAGTCTGA
- the Sf3a1 gene encoding splicing factor 3A subunit 1 isoform X1: protein MPVLEANNPNPDDPGPINPVVGIIYPPPEVRNIVDKTASFVARNGPEFEARIRQNELGNPKFNFLNPGDPYHAYYQHKVNDFREGKGQEPTQTLPAAISKLSVTAAAQQKQQEILKQVEQPFVPKDPPPEFEFIADPPSISALDLDIVKLTAQFVARNGRQFLTQLMNREQRNFQFDFLRPQHSLFQYFTKLLEQYTKVLIPPKSMQQRLRDEARSAKAVLEQVKYRAEWLRYQEQQKAKQEEILERERVAYAQIDWHDFVVVETVDYQPFEIGNFPPPTTPEEVGARLLIQERFEEGEDIEMQLESDEEEAQPVDEGLSTMQDRTGQRKDDNRVQDMEEESSDEEGDDKQSNQPSIQPPLPPVPDKVVVKKYDPKQAVKVTRPTVGDDYLISPITGEKIPASKVQEHMRIGLLDPRWVEQRDKQVTDKMNQETVYAGGTAIDASLKLLAERRTDIFGVGDEETAIGKKIGEEDVRKDEKVTWDGHTSSVEAATRAARANITLEEQIHQIHKVKGLLPDEEKEKIGPKNVVGSKAQAKVSAAAAAAAIISAKPLANPNPPVKTTPVSAVMQTQTQTIVQVPQQATMLQQTSIMMMPAPPMAPMRPPPLMMAAPPPMAGFVTPMAQMPPMGGMPVKHPSETQPEEEPSNKKMRNEDSLIPEEVFLSRNPNPVSIKIAIPVVPEKTEWKLTGQMMALNVPLSESVSSIKSKIQEETNMPPAKQKLFYDGMFFKDSNTLAYYNIITGAVIQLQVKERGGRKK from the exons atgCCGGTTTTGGAAGCAAATAATCCAAATCCGGACGATCCCGGACCGATAAATCCAGTGGTGGGTATTATTTATCCACCACCAGAGGTGAGAA ATATCGTCGATAAAACAGCCAGTTTTGTGGCCAGAAACGGGCCAGAATTTGAGGCCAGGATCAGACAGAACGAATTAGGGAATCCGAAATTTAATTTCCTGAATCCTGGTGACCCCTACCATGCGTATTATCAGCACAAAGTCAACGATTTTCGAGAGGGGAAAG GTCAAGAACCGACCCAAACCCTTCCTGCCGCCATATCGAAACTATCGGTCACCGCAGCGGCCCAACAAAAACAACAGGAGATATTAAAACAAGTAGAACAACCCTTCGTTCCTAAAGACCCACCACCAGAATTTGAATTCATCGCCGATCCTCCGTCAATTTCGGCTTTAGATTT GGATATTGTAAAACTCACTGCACAATTTGTGGCCCGTAATGGTCGCCAGTTTTTGACTCAGTTGATGAATCGCGAACAGCGCAACTTTCAATTCGATTTTCTCCGCCCTCAACACTCTTTGTTTCAATATTTTACCAAGTTGTTAGAACAGTATACAAAGGTTTTGATTCCGCCGAAAAGCATGCAACAGAGACTTCGAGACGAAGCCCGAAGTGCTAAAGCTGTCCTAGAACAGGTGAAATACAGAGCGGAATGGTTGCGATACCAAGAGCAACAGAAAGCCAAACAGGAGGAGATTTTGGAGCGAGAGCGAGTGGCTTATGCCCAAATTGATTGGCATGACTTTGTAGTTGTCGAAACTGTTGATTACCAACCCTTCGAAATTGGAAACTTCCCCCCGCCTACAACCCCCGAAGAAGTCGGTGCGCGTCTTCTAATCCAGGAGCGATTTGAAGAAGGCGAAGATATCGAAATGCAACTGGAAAGCGACGAAGAAGAAGCACAACCCGTTGATGAAGGTTTGAGTACAATGCAGGATCGCACGGGTCAACGTAAAGACGACAATCGCGTGCAAGACATGGAGGAGGAAAGTTCCGACGAAGAAGGCGATGATAAACAATCGAACCAACCAAGCATCCAACCCCCACTACCACCCGTTCCTGATAAAGTCGTCGTGAAGAAATACGATCCCAAGCAGGCTGTGAAAGTGACAAGGCCTACTGTTGGTGATGATTATCTCATTTCGCCAATCACCGGTGAGAAAATCCCAGCGAGTAAAGTGCAAGAGCATATGAGGATTGGCCTTCTTGATCCAAGATGGGTCGAACAAAGGGATAAACAAGTGACGGATAAAATGAATCAAGAGACGGTGTATGCTGGTGGTACCGCGATTGATGCAAGTTTGAAACTTTTGGCTGAACGTCGTACCGATATTTTCGGTGTCGGCGATGAGGAAACAGCGATTGGTAAGAAAATAGGCGAGGAAGATGTAAGGAAGGATGAGAAAGTTACTTGGGATGGACATACATCGAGTGTGGAAGCGGCAACAAGGGCCGCAAGGGCTAATATCACGCTGGAGGAGCAAATCCATCAAATACATAAG gTGAAAGGGCTATTGCCGGACGAGGAGAAAGAGAAGATCGGTCCGAAAAACGTGGTTGGTAGCAAAGCCCAGGCTAAAGTTAGCGCTGCGGCCGCTGCCGCTGCTATAATCTCTGCGAAACCTCTCGCAAATCCAAACCCG CCGGTTAAAACCACACCGGTATCAGCAGTTATGCAAACACAAACTCAAACCATCGTTCAGGTTCCACAGCAAGCCACGATGCTACAACAGACGTCCATTATGATGATGCCAGCGCCGCCTATGGCTCCTATGCGGCCACCACCACTCATGA TGGCAGCACCTCCACCCATGGCCGGTTTTGTCACACCCATGGCCCAGATGCCACCCATGGGCGGAATGCCGGTCAAACATCCAAGTGAGACGCAACCGGAAGAAGAACCgtcgaataaaaaaatgcgaaatGAGGATTCACTCATCCCTGAAGAAGTTTTCTTATCACGCAATCCG aATCCTGTTTCGATTAAAATCGCCATTCCGGTGGTTCCCGAAAAGACAGAATGGAAATTGACGGGACAAATGATGGCGTTGAATGTCCCACTTTCCGAAAGTGTTTCTTCAATCAAATCGAAAATACAGGAAGAGACCAATATGCCTCCGgcgaaacaaaaattattttatgat GGCATGTTTTTCAAGGATTCAAACACGCTTGCTTACTATAATATCATCACGGGGGCTGTAATACAACTACAAGTGAAGGAAAGAGGTGGTCGCAAAAAATAA
- the Sf3a1 gene encoding splicing factor 3A subunit 1 isoform X2 yields MPVLEANNPNPDDPGPINPVVGIIYPPPEVRNIVDKTASFVARNGPEFEARIRQNELGNPKFNFLNPGDPYHAYYQHKVNDFREGKGQEPTQTLPAAISKLSVTAAAQQKQQEILKQVEQPFVPKDPPPEFEFIADPPSISALDLDIVKLTAQFVARNGRQFLTQLMNREQRNFQFDFLRPQHSLFQYFTKLLEQYTKVLIPPKSMQQRLRDEARSAKAVLEQVKYRAEWLRYQEQQKAKQEEILERERVAYAQIDWHDFVVVETVDYQPFEIGNFPPPTTPEEVGARLLIQERFEEGEDIEMQLESDEEEAQPVDEGLSTMQDRTGQRKDDNRVQDMEEESSDEEGDDKQSNQPSIQPPLPPVPDKVVVKKYDPKQAVKVTRPTVGDDYLISPITGEKIPASKVQEHMRIGLLDPRWVEQRDKQVTDKMNQETVYAGGTAIDASLKLLAERRTDIFGVGDEETAIGKKIGEEDVRKDEKVTWDGHTSSVEAATRAARANITLEEQIHQIHKVKGLLPDEEKEKIGPKNVVGSKAQAKVSAAAAAAAIISAKPLANPNPVPQQATMLQQTSIMMMPAPPMAPMRPPPLMMAAPPPMAGFVTPMAQMPPMGGMPVKHPSETQPEEEPSNKKMRNEDSLIPEEVFLSRNPNPVSIKIAIPVVPEKTEWKLTGQMMALNVPLSESVSSIKSKIQEETNMPPAKQKLFYDGMFFKDSNTLAYYNIITGAVIQLQVKERGGRKK; encoded by the exons atgCCGGTTTTGGAAGCAAATAATCCAAATCCGGACGATCCCGGACCGATAAATCCAGTGGTGGGTATTATTTATCCACCACCAGAGGTGAGAA ATATCGTCGATAAAACAGCCAGTTTTGTGGCCAGAAACGGGCCAGAATTTGAGGCCAGGATCAGACAGAACGAATTAGGGAATCCGAAATTTAATTTCCTGAATCCTGGTGACCCCTACCATGCGTATTATCAGCACAAAGTCAACGATTTTCGAGAGGGGAAAG GTCAAGAACCGACCCAAACCCTTCCTGCCGCCATATCGAAACTATCGGTCACCGCAGCGGCCCAACAAAAACAACAGGAGATATTAAAACAAGTAGAACAACCCTTCGTTCCTAAAGACCCACCACCAGAATTTGAATTCATCGCCGATCCTCCGTCAATTTCGGCTTTAGATTT GGATATTGTAAAACTCACTGCACAATTTGTGGCCCGTAATGGTCGCCAGTTTTTGACTCAGTTGATGAATCGCGAACAGCGCAACTTTCAATTCGATTTTCTCCGCCCTCAACACTCTTTGTTTCAATATTTTACCAAGTTGTTAGAACAGTATACAAAGGTTTTGATTCCGCCGAAAAGCATGCAACAGAGACTTCGAGACGAAGCCCGAAGTGCTAAAGCTGTCCTAGAACAGGTGAAATACAGAGCGGAATGGTTGCGATACCAAGAGCAACAGAAAGCCAAACAGGAGGAGATTTTGGAGCGAGAGCGAGTGGCTTATGCCCAAATTGATTGGCATGACTTTGTAGTTGTCGAAACTGTTGATTACCAACCCTTCGAAATTGGAAACTTCCCCCCGCCTACAACCCCCGAAGAAGTCGGTGCGCGTCTTCTAATCCAGGAGCGATTTGAAGAAGGCGAAGATATCGAAATGCAACTGGAAAGCGACGAAGAAGAAGCACAACCCGTTGATGAAGGTTTGAGTACAATGCAGGATCGCACGGGTCAACGTAAAGACGACAATCGCGTGCAAGACATGGAGGAGGAAAGTTCCGACGAAGAAGGCGATGATAAACAATCGAACCAACCAAGCATCCAACCCCCACTACCACCCGTTCCTGATAAAGTCGTCGTGAAGAAATACGATCCCAAGCAGGCTGTGAAAGTGACAAGGCCTACTGTTGGTGATGATTATCTCATTTCGCCAATCACCGGTGAGAAAATCCCAGCGAGTAAAGTGCAAGAGCATATGAGGATTGGCCTTCTTGATCCAAGATGGGTCGAACAAAGGGATAAACAAGTGACGGATAAAATGAATCAAGAGACGGTGTATGCTGGTGGTACCGCGATTGATGCAAGTTTGAAACTTTTGGCTGAACGTCGTACCGATATTTTCGGTGTCGGCGATGAGGAAACAGCGATTGGTAAGAAAATAGGCGAGGAAGATGTAAGGAAGGATGAGAAAGTTACTTGGGATGGACATACATCGAGTGTGGAAGCGGCAACAAGGGCCGCAAGGGCTAATATCACGCTGGAGGAGCAAATCCATCAAATACATAAG gTGAAAGGGCTATTGCCGGACGAGGAGAAAGAGAAGATCGGTCCGAAAAACGTGGTTGGTAGCAAAGCCCAGGCTAAAGTTAGCGCTGCGGCCGCTGCCGCTGCTATAATCTCTGCGAAACCTCTCGCAAATCCAAACCCG GTTCCACAGCAAGCCACGATGCTACAACAGACGTCCATTATGATGATGCCAGCGCCGCCTATGGCTCCTATGCGGCCACCACCACTCATGA TGGCAGCACCTCCACCCATGGCCGGTTTTGTCACACCCATGGCCCAGATGCCACCCATGGGCGGAATGCCGGTCAAACATCCAAGTGAGACGCAACCGGAAGAAGAACCgtcgaataaaaaaatgcgaaatGAGGATTCACTCATCCCTGAAGAAGTTTTCTTATCACGCAATCCG aATCCTGTTTCGATTAAAATCGCCATTCCGGTGGTTCCCGAAAAGACAGAATGGAAATTGACGGGACAAATGATGGCGTTGAATGTCCCACTTTCCGAAAGTGTTTCTTCAATCAAATCGAAAATACAGGAAGAGACCAATATGCCTCCGgcgaaacaaaaattattttatgat GGCATGTTTTTCAAGGATTCAAACACGCTTGCTTACTATAATATCATCACGGGGGCTGTAATACAACTACAAGTGAAGGAAAGAGGTGGTCGCAAAAAATAA